A single window of Desulfovibrio psychrotolerans DNA harbors:
- the panB gene encoding 3-methyl-2-oxobutanoate hydroxymethyltransferase, which yields MSKHIQPASASTAGTSPVATPVTAMTVRGAKGARKLTMLTAYDYPSATLVDQCGIDMILVGDSLGMVMLGRDDTISVTMDEMVHHCRAVTRGTKRALVIADMPFMSYEPGVETALTNAARLFQQGGVRAVKLEGGREILPQVQALVQAGIPVVGHIGLTPQRVAALGGFKVQGKTAEAARRLMDEAKALEDAGAFCIVLEAIPAPIASRITAAVGVPTIGIGAGSDCDGQVLVFHDLLGLFDRFVPKFVKQYANLRDIAAQAISEYRQDVENGDFPGTEHSFRMPEEENAKLDND from the coding sequence ATGAGCAAACATATACAGCCGGCTTCTGCCAGCACCGCCGGCACTTCCCCCGTTGCCACCCCCGTAACCGCAATGACAGTGCGCGGTGCCAAAGGTGCCAGAAAGCTCACGATGCTCACTGCCTACGACTACCCTTCCGCCACGCTGGTAGACCAATGCGGCATTGATATGATTCTGGTGGGCGATTCGCTGGGCATGGTCATGCTGGGGCGCGATGACACCATAAGCGTGACCATGGACGAGATGGTGCACCACTGCCGGGCGGTTACGCGTGGCACAAAACGCGCGCTGGTGATAGCTGATATGCCGTTCATGAGCTATGAACCGGGAGTGGAAACGGCCCTGACCAACGCCGCACGACTGTTCCAGCAGGGCGGTGTGCGTGCGGTGAAACTGGAAGGCGGACGGGAGATTCTTCCGCAGGTGCAGGCTCTGGTGCAGGCGGGCATACCTGTGGTGGGGCACATAGGCCTGACGCCGCAGCGTGTGGCAGCACTCGGCGGCTTTAAGGTACAGGGAAAGACAGCCGAAGCGGCGCGTCGTCTCATGGACGAGGCAAAGGCACTGGAGGATGCGGGTGCGTTCTGCATCGTACTGGAGGCCATTCCCGCCCCCATAGCCAGCCGCATAACCGCTGCCGTGGGCGTTCCCACCATCGGCATAGGCGCGGGCAGCGACTGTGACGGTCAGGTGCTGGTGTTCCACGACCTGCTCGGTCTGTTCGACCGCTTTGTGCCCAAATTTGTGAAGCAATACGCGAACCTGCGCGACATAGCGGCGCAGGCTATATCCGAGTACCGGCAGGATGTGGAAAACGGG
- a CDS encoding flagellin N-terminal helical domain-containing protein, with amino-acid sequence MSMVINHNMMAMNAARNLGTSFGNLSTSVRRLSSGLRVGTSADDAAGLAIRELMRADISALNQGVRNANDAISLIQTADGALGVIDEKLIRMKELAEQAATGTYTSDQRLIIDSEYQAMASEITRIANSTDFNGIHLLNGNLSSSSHDGSGLTSTGKMKIHFGTKNDSAEDYYYIQIGTATASALGLGNQATATNQGYTISTQSAAQQALVGIENAIISKDNIRAALGALQNRLENTISNLQIQAENLQAAESRISDVDVSVEMTEFVRQQILTQAAVAMLSQANSLPRMAMQLLGG; translated from the coding sequence ATGTCGATGGTAATCAATCATAACATGATGGCTATGAACGCTGCCCGCAACCTGGGCACTTCGTTTGGCAACCTTTCCACCTCGGTGCGCCGCCTTTCTTCGGGTCTGCGCGTCGGAACTTCGGCGGACGATGCTGCCGGTCTTGCCATCCGTGAACTCATGCGGGCCGACATTTCCGCCCTTAACCAGGGCGTCCGGAACGCAAACGACGCTATTTCGCTGATCCAGACCGCCGACGGTGCGCTCGGCGTTATCGACGAAAAGCTCATCCGCATGAAGGAACTTGCAGAGCAGGCCGCAACGGGTACCTACACCTCTGACCAGCGTCTGATCATCGACTCCGAATATCAGGCCATGGCTTCAGAAATTACCCGAATCGCCAACTCCACGGACTTCAACGGTATTCATCTGCTGAACGGCAACCTGTCCAGTTCGAGCCACGACGGCAGCGGTCTGACATCCACCGGCAAGATGAAGATCCACTTCGGCACCAAGAACGATAGCGCGGAAGACTACTACTACATCCAGATAGGGACTGCCACCGCTTCGGCTCTTGGTCTCGGCAATCAGGCCACTGCCACTAACCAGGGCTACACAATCTCCACCCAGTCCGCTGCACAGCAGGCTTTGGTGGGCATTGAAAACGCCATCATCTCCAAGGACAACATCCGCGCCGCTCTGGGTGCCCTGCAGAACCGTCTGGAGAACACCATCTCCAACCTGCAGATTCAGGCAGAAAACCTCCAGGCTGCGGAATCCCGAATCTCCGACGTGGACGTGTCCGTCGAAATGACCGAATTCGTCCGCCAGCAGATTCTTACCCAGGCCGCAGTCGCCATGCTGTCTCAGGCAAACAGCCTGCCCAGAATGGCCATGCAGCTCCTCGGCGGCTAA
- a CDS encoding DUF2238 domain-containing protein, which translates to MRFRLTQENFAPVLAAVFVVFFGLLAINPASRAVWLAEVIPVVFVFVLLAATYRWFRFSNVSYGLMAVWLFWHTIGGHFTFANVPFQWITDLMGAERNHFDRIGHFSVGFYAYPMAELFIRRKLAGPIVTTLFSLFFIMSVAAGYEIIEWWYAVAEGGEAGIEFLGSQGDVWDAQKDMLADTLGAVTVLILFWVFGERWGSR; encoded by the coding sequence ATGCGATTCAGACTGACACAAGAGAATTTTGCTCCGGTGCTGGCGGCCGTGTTTGTGGTTTTTTTCGGCCTTCTCGCCATAAATCCAGCTTCCCGGGCCGTATGGCTGGCGGAGGTTATCCCCGTAGTCTTCGTCTTTGTTCTTCTGGCGGCCACATACCGGTGGTTCCGGTTTTCCAACGTGTCGTACGGACTTATGGCGGTGTGGCTGTTCTGGCATACGATTGGCGGGCATTTTACCTTCGCCAATGTGCCGTTCCAGTGGATCACCGACCTCATGGGCGCGGAGCGCAACCACTTTGACCGCATAGGCCATTTTTCAGTGGGCTTTTACGCCTATCCCATGGCGGAACTTTTTATCCGGCGCAAACTCGCAGGACCAATCGTCACCACGCTGTTTTCTCTTTTCTTCATAATGTCCGTGGCAGCGGGATATGAAATCATCGAGTGGTGGTATGCTGTAGCCGAAGGCGGCGAGGCGGGCATTGAGTTTTTGGGCAGTCAGGGAGATGTGTGGGATGCCCAGAAGGACATGCTGGCAGACACGCTGGGTGCCGTTACCGTGCTTATTCTGTTCTGGGTGTTCGGCGAGCGGTGGGGCAGCCGTTAG
- a CDS encoding (2Fe-2S)-binding protein: protein MATMKTGPNGPNGPAGTTGTTIQDDILNAPDAEMVCFCSQTSKGTLVGLIRDGVHSLEELKQRIGATGTECAERSPRGRCCTPEIVRLLRHAKGMLPMG from the coding sequence ATGGCGACAATGAAAACCGGACCGAACGGGCCAAATGGACCTGCCGGAACGACGGGGACGACCATTCAGGACGACATACTGAACGCCCCGGATGCCGAAATGGTCTGCTTTTGCAGCCAGACCAGCAAAGGGACGCTGGTGGGCCTTATCCGGGACGGCGTGCACAGCCTTGAGGAATTGAAACAGCGCATCGGCGCCACAGGCACTGAATGTGCGGAACGCTCACCGCGCGGACGTTGCTGCACACCCGAAATAGTCCGCCTGCTGCGTCACGCCAAGGGCATGCTGCCCATGGGCTGA
- a CDS encoding HD domain-containing protein, with translation MTACNPQQNLQGRDRLTRLADFLFEAGMLRKTPRSGYQFLGTGTENVAEHSFRTAVIGWVLAHEAGADAEHTALMCLFHDFHEARVGDFNYVNRIYNTSKPRAALEHATEGTGLEDAVLPLWDELEEAKTQEARLAQDADQIDLILNLKQELDLGNRYAGKWMEAALQRLRTPQGNALAQVIAQTDHTDWWYIGPDRSWWERKNGKK, from the coding sequence ATGACAGCGTGTAATCCGCAGCAGAATTTACAGGGCAGGGATCGCCTGACCCGCTTGGCCGATTTTCTTTTCGAGGCCGGCATGCTGCGCAAGACACCCCGCAGCGGGTACCAGTTTTTGGGAACGGGAACGGAGAATGTGGCGGAACACAGTTTCCGCACGGCCGTAATAGGCTGGGTGCTGGCACACGAAGCCGGTGCAGATGCTGAGCACACGGCACTGATGTGCCTGTTCCATGATTTTCATGAGGCGCGGGTGGGCGACTTCAACTACGTGAATCGCATCTACAATACCAGCAAGCCTCGGGCTGCGCTGGAGCACGCCACAGAAGGCACCGGGCTGGAAGATGCCGTGCTGCCGCTGTGGGATGAGCTGGAAGAGGCCAAGACGCAGGAAGCCCGGCTTGCGCAGGATGCGGACCAGATTGACCTTATCCTCAACCTCAAGCAGGAGCTGGATCTGGGCAACCGTTACGCGGGCAAGTGGATGGAGGCGGCGTTGCAGCGGCTCAGAACTCCGCAAGGTAACGCGCTGGCTCAGGTCATAGCGCAAACGGACCATACAGACTGGTGGTACATCGGGCCGGACCGCAGTTGGTGGGAACGGAAAAACGGCAAGAAATAG
- the trmFO gene encoding methylenetetrahydrofolate--tRNA-(uracil(54)-C(5))-methyltransferase (FADH(2)-oxidizing) TrmFO, with the protein MQEAHVSHISKVAIVGGGLAGCECARKLSLAGVHVTLFEMKPERFSPAHQLEGLAELVCSNSFRSDQQDSGVGLLKQEMRELGSLTMSAAEATKVPAGKALAVDRDLFSAHITREMEQDANVTLVRKEIPSLDAPELLGFDAVVIAAGPLASESLSASLAQAVGGTHLYFYDAIAPIVSADSIDMTKAFWGSRYQPDDKDYLNCPMSREEYFAFHAALIAGEKAPTKDFEKEIHFEGCMPIEALAERGEMTLAFGSFKPVGFTDPATGQRPFAIVQLRTEDLNKSMFNLVGCQTKLKHGEQARIFRMIPGLENAEFVRFGSVHRNTYVNAPKSLGPDLSLSSRPDVFLAGQITGVEGYVESAACGLWLGIVLAARARGLKIPPPPPETCLGGLLNHLRTEQKNFQPSNVQFGLTPELNMRAKKKDRKSLYAERARERFAAWLESVRDIL; encoded by the coding sequence ATGCAGGAGGCTCACGTGTCCCATATTTCCAAGGTCGCCATAGTGGGCGGCGGTTTGGCTGGCTGCGAATGCGCCCGCAAGCTCTCGCTGGCAGGCGTGCATGTCACCCTGTTCGAAATGAAACCTGAACGGTTCTCTCCCGCGCATCAGCTTGAAGGGCTGGCTGAGCTGGTCTGCTCCAACTCTTTTCGCTCCGACCAGCAGGATTCCGGCGTGGGCCTGCTCAAACAGGAAATGCGCGAACTGGGCAGCCTGACCATGAGCGCGGCAGAAGCAACCAAGGTGCCCGCAGGCAAGGCACTTGCCGTGGACCGAGACCTGTTCAGCGCGCACATTACCCGCGAAATGGAACAGGACGCCAACGTCACCTTGGTCCGCAAGGAAATTCCTTCGCTGGACGCCCCTGAGCTGCTAGGGTTTGACGCTGTGGTCATTGCGGCAGGACCCCTTGCCAGCGAAAGTCTGAGTGCCTCGCTTGCGCAGGCGGTGGGCGGCACGCACCTGTATTTCTATGATGCCATTGCGCCCATTGTGAGCGCAGATTCCATAGATATGACCAAGGCGTTCTGGGGTTCGCGTTATCAGCCGGACGACAAGGATTATCTGAACTGCCCCATGAGCCGCGAGGAATACTTCGCCTTTCATGCCGCCCTTATCGCCGGAGAAAAAGCGCCCACCAAGGACTTTGAAAAGGAAATACACTTTGAAGGCTGCATGCCCATAGAGGCACTGGCGGAGCGCGGCGAAATGACGCTGGCATTCGGTTCGTTCAAGCCCGTAGGGTTTACGGACCCCGCGACAGGCCAGCGCCCCTTCGCCATTGTACAGTTGCGCACCGAAGACCTGAACAAGTCCATGTTCAACCTTGTGGGCTGCCAGACCAAGCTCAAGCACGGAGAGCAGGCCCGCATATTCCGCATGATTCCGGGACTGGAAAACGCGGAGTTTGTGCGGTTCGGCAGTGTACACCGCAATACCTATGTGAACGCGCCCAAATCGTTGGGCCCCGACCTTTCACTCAGCTCCCGCCCGGATGTCTTTCTGGCGGGACAGATTACGGGAGTGGAAGGCTATGTGGAGTCTGCCGCGTGCGGCCTGTGGCTGGGCATTGTGCTCGCAGCCCGTGCACGGGGACTAAAGATTCCTCCGCCACCGCCGGAAACCTGTCTCGGCGGGCTGCTGAACCACCTGCGCACGGAGCAGAAGAACTTTCAGCCTTCCAACGTGCAGTTCGGGCTTACGCCGGAACTGAACATGCGGGCCAAGAAGAAAGACCGCAAGTCCCTGTACGCCGAGCGTGCCCGCGAGCGGTTTGCAGCATGGCTGGAAAGTGTACGGGATATTCTGTAA
- a CDS encoding substrate-binding periplasmic protein, whose product MRIAYVAAVCAVVLLLAAGPGRADNALQPLVTYTVPPQTPPSPSTLRFATLEWPPYISRELPGNGYVAHLLNEVFGAAGYRVELVFLPWQRAINALSDTSFAGYVPEYFDKTISEKQCLFSEGFPGGPLALVHRTGRSIALAPLEEMRHLRFGVVAGYVNFREFDDADYLFKDDAPDDMHNIRKLLAGRIDVIIGDAMVIQYLYRTHIAPGGNDLTILRPYLEDKPLHLCVNPRHPDAEVVQKVFAKGLETLRRNGRLQQLYDAFVQMCAPQNNGPNPAESQDVQACPPVR is encoded by the coding sequence ATGCGGATAGCATACGTAGCCGCCGTCTGCGCGGTTGTTCTGTTGCTCGCCGCTGGGCCGGGTCGTGCGGATAACGCCCTGCAGCCCCTGGTCACCTACACGGTGCCGCCGCAAACACCGCCCTCGCCGAGCACCCTGCGGTTCGCCACGCTGGAATGGCCCCCCTATATCTCGCGGGAGCTTCCCGGCAACGGGTATGTGGCGCACCTGCTGAACGAGGTGTTCGGGGCTGCCGGATATCGTGTGGAGCTTGTCTTTCTGCCATGGCAACGCGCCATAAACGCCCTTTCTGACACCTCATTCGCAGGGTATGTGCCGGAATACTTCGATAAGACCATCAGCGAAAAACAATGTCTCTTCTCCGAAGGGTTTCCCGGCGGACCGCTGGCACTTGTGCATCGCACCGGACGCAGCATTGCCCTTGCGCCGCTTGAGGAGATGCGCCACCTGCGCTTCGGGGTTGTGGCGGGCTATGTCAATTTCAGGGAGTTCGACGACGCCGACTATCTGTTCAAGGACGATGCCCCGGACGATATGCACAACATCCGCAAACTTCTTGCCGGAAGAATAGACGTTATCATCGGCGATGCCATGGTCATTCAGTACCTGTACCGGACGCATATTGCGCCGGGCGGGAACGACCTGACCATTCTGCGACCCTATCTGGAGGACAAACCCCTGCACCTGTGCGTTAACCCCCGCCATCCAGACGCGGAAGTCGTGCAGAAGGTGTTTGCCAAGGGACTGGAGACCCTTCGCCGTAACGGAAGGTTACAGCAGTTGTATGATGCGTTTGTTCAGATGTGCGCACCACAGAACAACGGACCAAACCCGGCGGAGTCGCAGGACGTTCAGGCTTGCCCTCCCGTGCGGTAA
- the glgP gene encoding alpha-glucan family phosphorylase, translated as MQPLKVFSVVPRLPEELEDLRELAYNLWFAWNSEIESLFSQIDLALWRQMEKNPVRFLNKLPQTKLAELARDDFYRQRLREAVQKTRAYLSRPSSPLFKDAARTHPALVYFSFEFGISSCLPIYSGGLGILAGDHLKSASDLNIPLVGMGLAYKEGYFRQYLTPDGWQQERYPDYDFEQMPLRRALTPEGAPAQVTLDVGGRPLVARIWQAEIGRVTLYLLDTNVAANPPEFRALTARLYGGDLEMRIQQEILLGIGGIKALEVLGLSPKVIHMNEGHSAFAGLERLRSFMQQGLSFEAAQEVAASSSVFTTHTPVPAGNDRFPMDMMRRYFEGYANEIGLAFKVFMALGRENPFNDNEDFCMTVLALKLSRFCNGVSKLHGHVSRDMWKRVWNQFPVEDVPIGALTNGVHAPTWVADDIGLLNDRYLGPNWREDPDCTRTWAQADVIPDAELWRTHERLRARLIDFARYRLRRQLEAQGARNKELQHADEVLNPEALTIGFARRFATYKRANLLLKEKDKLLRLIADKKKPIQFIFAGKAHPADNGGKQLIKDLIALCRTAECRFNMVFIEDYDMEVAQHMVSGCDVWLNNPRRPLEACGTSGMKAMLNGVLQFSTLDGWWDEAYKPDNSLGWAIGKGEEYSDPDYQDFVEIQTLYNVLEHEIIPEFYDRGHGGLPRAWIRRMKQALVEHGPVFNSHRMVSDYVRTAYVPAYENYLRLSENGFAAAGELAAWRMDMMTKWSSIEIRNVRTADTTRLFVSEKIVIEAEVHLNGLPPEHVLVESYFGPVQQDGSFASREVATMHPVTAVRDGWATYRGEATPPEAGRFGFTVRAVPSHPHLLDPHSLGLIHWAQPE; from the coding sequence ATGCAGCCGCTCAAGGTATTCAGTGTGGTCCCCCGCCTGCCCGAGGAGTTGGAAGATCTTCGGGAACTGGCGTACAATCTGTGGTTTGCATGGAACAGCGAGATAGAGTCCCTGTTCTCTCAAATAGATCTCGCCCTATGGCGGCAGATGGAAAAAAACCCGGTCCGGTTCCTGAACAAGCTGCCGCAGACAAAACTGGCGGAACTGGCACGCGACGACTTTTACCGCCAACGGCTGCGCGAGGCGGTGCAGAAAACCCGTGCCTATCTCTCGCGCCCCTCCTCGCCCCTGTTTAAAGATGCGGCGCGCACGCATCCTGCGCTGGTCTACTTCAGCTTCGAATTCGGCATTTCCTCGTGCCTGCCCATCTACTCGGGCGGTCTGGGCATACTCGCGGGCGACCATCTTAAATCTGCAAGCGACCTGAATATTCCCCTTGTGGGCATGGGGCTGGCTTACAAGGAAGGCTACTTTCGCCAGTATCTCACCCCGGACGGCTGGCAGCAGGAACGCTACCCGGATTATGATTTTGAACAGATGCCGCTGCGCAGGGCCCTCACTCCTGAAGGAGCACCTGCCCAGGTAACGCTGGACGTGGGCGGACGCCCCCTTGTGGCCCGCATCTGGCAGGCGGAAATAGGCCGCGTGACCCTGTATCTTCTGGACACCAATGTGGCCGCCAACCCGCCGGAGTTTCGCGCCCTTACGGCCCGGCTTTATGGCGGCGACCTTGAAATGCGCATTCAGCAGGAGATTCTGCTGGGCATTGGCGGCATAAAGGCACTGGAAGTGCTGGGCCTGTCTCCCAAGGTTATTCATATGAACGAAGGGCACTCTGCCTTTGCGGGGCTGGAGCGGCTGCGCAGCTTTATGCAGCAGGGACTGAGCTTTGAAGCGGCACAGGAGGTTGCGGCATCCAGTTCCGTCTTTACCACGCACACTCCCGTGCCCGCCGGGAACGACCGTTTTCCCATGGACATGATGCGCCGGTATTTTGAGGGCTATGCCAACGAGATTGGCCTTGCCTTTAAGGTATTTATGGCGCTGGGACGCGAAAACCCCTTCAACGACAACGAAGATTTCTGCATGACCGTGCTCGCGCTGAAGCTCTCCCGGTTCTGCAACGGAGTATCCAAGCTGCACGGGCATGTCTCGCGCGATATGTGGAAGCGTGTGTGGAACCAGTTTCCGGTGGAAGACGTGCCCATAGGCGCACTGACCAACGGGGTGCATGCCCCCACATGGGTGGCGGACGACATAGGCCTTCTGAACGACCGCTATCTTGGCCCCAACTGGCGTGAAGACCCGGACTGCACGCGCACATGGGCGCAGGCGGATGTTATTCCCGATGCGGAGCTTTGGCGCACCCATGAGCGGCTGCGCGCCCGCCTCATCGACTTTGCCCGTTACCGGCTGCGCAGACAGCTGGAGGCACAGGGAGCGCGCAACAAGGAATTGCAGCATGCGGACGAGGTGCTTAACCCCGAAGCCCTGACCATAGGGTTTGCCCGCCGCTTTGCCACCTACAAGCGCGCCAACCTGCTGCTGAAGGAAAAGGACAAGCTCCTCAGGCTGATTGCGGACAAGAAAAAGCCCATCCAGTTTATCTTTGCCGGAAAGGCACACCCGGCGGACAACGGCGGCAAGCAGCTCATTAAAGACCTTATCGCCCTGTGCCGCACAGCGGAGTGCCGCTTCAACATGGTCTTCATCGAGGACTACGACATGGAAGTGGCGCAGCATATGGTTTCCGGCTGCGATGTATGGCTGAACAACCCGCGCCGGCCGCTTGAGGCCTGCGGCACAAGCGGCATGAAGGCCATGCTGAACGGCGTGTTGCAGTTCAGCACGCTGGACGGCTGGTGGGACGAGGCCTACAAGCCGGACAACAGCCTAGGCTGGGCCATTGGCAAGGGGGAGGAGTATTCCGACCCGGACTATCAGGATTTTGTGGAAATTCAGACCCTGTACAATGTGCTGGAGCACGAAATAATCCCCGAGTTCTACGACCGCGGGCACGGCGGGCTGCCGAGGGCGTGGATACGGCGCATGAAGCAGGCTTTGGTGGAGCACGGCCCGGTGTTCAACTCGCACCGCATGGTCAGCGACTATGTGCGCACGGCGTATGTTCCTGCCTATGAGAACTACCTGCGCCTGAGCGAGAACGGCTTTGCCGCCGCAGGAGAGCTTGCCGCATGGCGCATGGACATGATGACCAAGTGGAGTTCCATCGAGATTCGCAACGTGCGCACCGCCGACACGACCCGTCTGTTCGTGAGCGAGAAGATCGTGATAGAGGCGGAGGTACACCTGAACGGCCTGCCGCCGGAGCATGTATTGGTGGAATCGTATTTCGGCCCTGTGCAGCAGGACGGCAGCTTTGCCTCGCGGGAGGTCGCCACCATGCACCCCGTGACGGCGGTGCGGGACGGGTGGGCAACATACCGGGGAGAAGCAACGCCGCCGGAGGCAGGACGGTTCGGCTTTACGGTGCGTGCCGTTCCCTCGCACCCGCATCTGCTGGACCCGCATTCGCTGGGGCTTATCCATTGGGCTCAGCCGGAGTAG
- the dut gene encoding dUTP diphosphatase, protein MTSETYTPPAPQGAAAHVSVRVRFVGYAKAVYAGGVSDGGLAYATPGSAGLDLRACFAEESITIPPGERCAIPVGIAIEPDALNVAGFVYSRSGLGARHGLTVSQGVGVIDPDYRGEIVVSLLNTSGAERTVVRGERIAQLVFQPFFRAQLTPVEELGETSRGSGGFGHTGTV, encoded by the coding sequence GTGACAAGCGAAACATACACCCCCCCCGCCCCGCAAGGTGCTGCGGCCCACGTTTCCGTACGGGTACGGTTTGTGGGCTATGCAAAGGCTGTCTACGCCGGCGGTGTGTCAGACGGGGGGCTTGCGTACGCCACGCCGGGCTCCGCCGGGCTGGACCTGCGTGCCTGTTTTGCAGAGGAGAGCATCACGATTCCGCCGGGCGAGCGGTGCGCCATTCCCGTGGGCATCGCCATTGAGCCGGATGCGCTCAATGTGGCGGGATTCGTCTACTCGCGAAGCGGGCTCGGTGCCCGGCACGGACTGACCGTGAGTCAGGGCGTGGGCGTCATAGACCCGGACTACCGGGGCGAAATAGTGGTTTCGCTGCTGAATACCTCCGGTGCGGAGCGGACCGTTGTGCGTGGCGAACGCATTGCGCAGCTGGTCTTTCAGCCCTTTTTCAGGGCGCAGCTCACGCCGGTGGAAGAACTGGGCGAAACCAGCCGCGGCAGCGGCGGCTTCGGGCATACCGGAACCGTGTAG
- a CDS encoding aspartate aminotransferase family protein → MSETFESLKKREEALLCRTYGRYPLAVKSASGARLYDFEGREYIDLLAGIAVVNVGHCRPELADVAAEQARKLVHVSNLFYQEEQLDLAEKLLATNHFSKVFFCNSGAEANEAAIKIARRYMQRVQGRDAGEIITFTGAFHGRTLATVAATGQAKFQDGFAPIPAGFRQVEWGDLEDLRAAISPQTAGVLIEVVQGEGGVRPMTREFALGLQALCREKGVLFMVDEIQTGLCRTGRFWAFQHYGLEPDIVTSAKALANGLPMGAMMTTNEVARGFEPGSHATTFGAGATMSAVAAKVLDILREEDLARRAEELGEYAMGLFRAIGARHPGTIEEVRGLGLMIGIVLAFPGQEIWRTLMDRGFVLNLTQDRVLRLVPPLIIGREDLESFARVLEELLSARN, encoded by the coding sequence ATGAGCGAAACGTTTGAATCGTTGAAGAAGAGGGAAGAGGCGCTGCTGTGCCGCACCTATGGAAGGTATCCCCTTGCGGTAAAGAGTGCCAGCGGCGCACGCCTGTACGATTTTGAAGGCAGGGAATACATAGACCTGCTGGCGGGCATCGCCGTGGTAAACGTGGGGCACTGCCGTCCGGAACTGGCAGATGTGGCGGCTGAACAGGCGCGCAAACTGGTGCATGTGAGCAACCTTTTCTATCAGGAAGAGCAACTCGATCTGGCGGAGAAACTGCTTGCCACCAACCATTTTTCCAAGGTCTTTTTCTGCAACTCCGGGGCAGAGGCCAACGAGGCCGCCATAAAGATTGCGCGCCGGTATATGCAGCGGGTGCAGGGGCGCGATGCAGGAGAGATCATCACCTTTACAGGCGCGTTTCACGGGCGCACGCTGGCCACGGTGGCGGCAACGGGGCAGGCCAAGTTTCAGGATGGGTTTGCACCCATCCCGGCCGGATTCCGGCAGGTGGAGTGGGGCGACCTGGAAGACTTGCGCGCAGCCATCAGCCCGCAGACAGCGGGGGTTTTGATAGAGGTGGTACAGGGCGAGGGCGGTGTCCGGCCCATGACGCGTGAATTCGCTCTCGGCTTGCAGGCCCTGTGCCGTGAAAAGGGCGTGCTGTTCATGGTGGACGAGATTCAGACCGGGCTGTGCCGCACAGGACGCTTCTGGGCGTTTCAGCATTACGGGCTGGAACCGGATATTGTCACCTCTGCCAAGGCACTGGCAAACGGCCTGCCCATGGGCGCCATGATGACCACAAACGAGGTGGCCCGGGGCTTCGAGCCGGGCAGCCATGCCACCACCTTCGGCGCGGGAGCGACCATGTCGGCGGTGGCAGCCAAGGTGCTGGATATTCTGCGGGAAGAAGATCTGGCCCGCCGTGCGGAAGAGCTGGGCGAGTACGCTATGGGCCTGTTCCGCGCCATTGGTGCCCGCCATCCCGGAACCATTGAGGAAGTGCGCGGTCTGGGCCTTATGATAGGCATTGTTCTGGCGTTTCCCGGACAGGAAATCTGGCGCACTCTCATGGACAGGGGTTTCGTGCTCAACCTCACGCAGGACCGTGTGCTGCGCCTTGTGCCGCCGCTCATCATCGGGCGTGAGGATCTGGAATCCTTTGCCAGGGTGCTGGAAGAATTGCTGTCAGCGCGCAACTGA
- a CDS encoding amino acid ABC transporter ATP-binding protein, which translates to MAMIEIKDIHKWYGEFHVLKNVSQSIEKGEVLVICGPSGSGKSTFIRCINRLEEIQKGEILLEGRNIHDKGVDVNELRTEVGMVFQQFNLYPHLTVLENVTLAPIKVRKTDRSKAQKLAMELLERVGIHDQAKKYPVELSGGQQQRVAIARALAMKPKVMLFDEPTSALDPEMINEVLNAMKDLARDGMTMLCVTHEMGFAREVADKVVFMDAGVIVEEGTPEHFFTNPQHDRTKAFLKEIL; encoded by the coding sequence ATGGCAATGATTGAAATCAAAGATATTCATAAGTGGTACGGCGAGTTCCATGTTCTCAAAAATGTGAGCCAGAGCATAGAGAAGGGCGAGGTGCTCGTCATCTGCGGGCCTTCCGGGTCCGGTAAATCCACCTTCATACGGTGTATCAACCGGCTGGAAGAAATCCAGAAGGGCGAAATACTGCTGGAAGGCAGAAACATTCACGACAAGGGTGTGGATGTGAACGAACTGCGCACCGAGGTGGGCATGGTGTTCCAGCAGTTCAACCTCTACCCGCACCTCACCGTGCTGGAAAATGTGACCCTCGCGCCTATCAAGGTCCGCAAAACGGACAGGAGCAAAGCGCAGAAGCTCGCCATGGAACTGCTTGAGCGGGTGGGCATACACGATCAGGCCAAAAAGTATCCGGTAGAGCTTTCCGGCGGTCAGCAACAGCGCGTTGCCATCGCCCGTGCCCTTGCCATGAAGCCCAAGGTGATGCTTTTTGACGAGCCGACCTCGGCTCTGGACCCGGAAATGATCAACGAAGTGCTCAACGCCATGAAAGACCTTGCCCGCGACGGCATGACCATGCTCTGCGTTACCCACGAAATGGGCTTTGCCCGTGAAGTGGCGGATAAGGTGGTGTTCATGGACGCCGGCGTGATTGTGGAAGAGGGCACGCCCGAACATTTCTTCACCAACCCCCAGCATGACCGTACAAAGGCTTTCCTCAAGGAAATCCTTTAG